CCGCTTCGTCGACGTGATGCGCTCCAGCGAGCACTTCGACCGCGTCGTGTTCGACACCTCGCCCACCGGCGGCACCCTCCGCCTGTTGGGCCTCCCGGAGTTCCTGGAGGGGTGGATCGACCGCCTACGGCGCAAGCGCGAGCGGTCGATCGACCTGTTCGAGAAGGCCGCCATCGGTAACAACGAGCCCCGACGCGTGATGGATGGCGACCCGATTCTCGCGCGCCTGCGCGAGCGCAAGGAGTTCTTCGAGTACGCCGGCCGGATGCTGCGCGAGCACACCGCCTTCTTCCTCGTCGTCAACCCCGACGAACTGTCCGTCCGCGAGACGCGCCGCGCCGCAGCGGGCCTGGCCGACCGCGGCCTCACGGTGCGCGGCCTGGCGGTGAACCGCCTCACACCGTCGCCCGACGACGACGAGGACGGGCGCGGCGCCCGCTACCTCCGCGACCGCGTCGCGACCGAGCGGGCGCACCTGCAGACGCTGCGCGAGGAGTTCGACCAACCCCTCGTCGCCGAAATCGAGACGCGGATCGAGGAGGTGAAGGGGGACTTCCTCACCGAGGTCGCGGGCGAACTCGACATCGAGACCACGCCCCCCGCGGACCCGCCGGCGGACGCCGCGTGAGTCAGCGCGCGCGAGCACCGGCGCGGTCGCGAGCGGCGTGACCACAAAGTATTCAAGCGCAGATCGGCGGTAAATTCTGCGCCGAAACGTTCGAAACGTTAAGTGAACGAGCGTTCAACCCGGCGTATCGGTCGATTTGTATCGCTCGCTCGGCGGCGAACTGTAACGTTTTTATATTCTGTCCACACACGCCTGCGATGAGGTAACACACATGGTGGCTGTGATGTGGCTGGTGCTCGCGGTGCTCGCGCTGTTCAGCGCGGGGTACCTCGGGTACTCGCGGTACCTTTCCAGGTTCGTCGAACTGGACGAGGAGCGTGAGACGCCGGCCCACAAGTACGAAGACGGACAGGAGTACGTCCCGGCCAAGAAGCCGGTACTCCTCGGGCATCACTATTCGAGTATCGCGGGCGGTGCACCCATCGTCGGCCCGATCACTGCGGGCGTCGTGTGGGGCTGGGTGCCCGCACTCCTGTGGATCGGGATCGGGAACCCGCTGATGGGTTCGGTGCACGACTTCGTCTCGCTGTCGGCGAGTCTCCGACACGAGGGGAAGTCGATCGGGTACATCATCGGCGAGTACGTCGGCGAACGCGGCAAGAACATGCTGCTGTGGTTCGCGTTCCTGACGATCATCCTCGTCGTGGCGGTGTTCGCGCTCGTCGTGGGTATCGTGTTCAACGCGTACCCAGAGGCGGCGACCGCGAGCCTGATCTACATCGCGCTCGCCGTGCTGTTCGGCGTGTACCTGTACCAACTGAACCTCTCGTTCATCCCGGGGACGATCGCGTTCGTCTCCGCGATGTTCGTGGGCGTCTACCTCGGGACGATGTTCCCGGTGGCGATCTTCGAGCCGGCGGCGCGCGCCCCGGCGGACACCATCGTCCTGCTGGGTAGCGGCGGCTCGTGGCTCCCGGCCTCGGGTGCGTTCGGCGCCAACACCGCCGCGTGGGTGCCGATCATCCTCGTGTACGGGGCGCTCGCGAGTGCGCTCCCGGTGTGGGTGCTGCTCCAGCCGCGCGACTACCTCTCGTCGTTCCTCCTGTACACGGGGGTCGGGGGGTCGCTGCTGGCGATCATCGTCGGCACCATCGGTGGCTCGCTCGGCATCGCGGCGATCACGCCGAGCCAGCCGCTCGTGACGCAGTTGGAGCCGTTCTACGGGTTCGTGGGGCGCTCCGGCGCGCCGCTGTTCCCGCTGCTGTTCATCACCATCGCGTGCGGGACCATCTCCGGGTTCCACTCGCTGGTGTCCTCGGGGACGACCTCGAAGCAGCTGAACAAGGAGACTGACGCGCGTGCCATCGGCTACGGCGGCATGCTCGGCGAGGGACTGCTCGCCACCGTCGCCCTCATCGCGGTCGCCATCGTCGCGCCCGAGGTCGGCGGCGGCATCGGCCTCGCGCTGCCGACGTTCGCGACCGGCGGCGGGATCATGCTGACGAGCTTCGGCATCCCCGCCTCCTTCGGTGGGCCGTTCATGGCGCTGGTGCTCGTGAGCTTCCTGCTCACCTCCACCGACACGGCCGTCCGTCTGGGGCGGTACATGATGGAGGAGATCGTCGGCACGCCCGAGAGCTCCGTCGAGGAGTTCGCGGCCGACCGCTACGGGAACGCGGTCGTGCAGGCGGTGCCCGCGTACGTGCTCATCACCAGTGGCTCGTGGCTGACGCTGTGGCAGCTGTTCGGCGGCGCGAACCAGCTGCTCGCGGCGCTGGCGCTGCTCACCGCGACGGTGTGGCTCGCCAACTGGAGCGACTCCAAGCAGCTCATCAGCACCGGCGGGCCGATGGTGGTCATGGTCACCATCACGGTCATCGGCCTGCTGTGGCTGGCGCTGCACGACAACATCTACGCGAAGTTCCTGAACGACGGGTGGATGGCCGAGGCGACCGGCGTGGCCATGATGTCTGCCGTCGTCCAGATCATCATCGCGTTCGTCCTCATCTACCTGGCGCTGTCGCTGGTGAAGATGGGGTACGAGAACATCCAAGAGGCGCGCAGCGGCACCGGCGGCGCGGTCGCCACCGACGGCGGCCAGGCCGACGACTGACGCGCGCGACAGACGACGCGGCTCCGTTTTTTGACGCACCGCCCCGCCAGCGGCGGCGCCGTGCGTCGCGTGTCCGTGTCCCCGTCCTCTCGGTCGCGACCTGGGGTCGCGGCCTCGACCCGGACGCGCGGTCCTGAGCCGACGGAGCGACGACACCACCGCTCGGAGCGCGTGGGTCGGCGACGACGCCGCGGCGCCCAACGATCCCCCACAGGAACGCCGTGAGTGCGCCCACGCGTCGTTCGTCTCTGACGCGACGTCGTGGGCGACCGATGGGCACCGACTCGGTGGTGGAGTCCACGCGTCTCCGAGGCGTCGCCGTGCGACGAGTCGGCAGTGGCGCGTCGGTGACCGCCGTCGACCGGCATCGATCACCGCGACCCCGTAACAACTGCCCGAGTTGGTGCGATCGGTCGACCACCAGCGACGCCGCTCGGCGACGTGTGACGGCGCGCGAAAACGGAACGGGGTCGGTACGTGAACGCCAGGTCCCTACCCATGGCTTCGCTGCGACCCGACGGCGGCCACCTCCCGCACCCACGTGTCCGCCGCTACCGCATCCAACGGCCGACCGTACATAACGGTTCGGCGCGGAGTATCAACGGTGAAATAGTGTGGTCGAAAGTCGACACAACCGGGTCGTCGAACGGCTCCAGCGACGAGTCGTGAGTCTCAGATCGTGAGGATGGTGCTGACGAGGTGCTTCGTGAAGATGGCGACCGCCGAGCCGAGCCACGTCATGAGCACGAAGTGGAGGTAGGCGTTCGCCTTGTTCCCGCCGTCGATGGTCCGGATCATCACCGACGAGAGCACCGCGTTGAACAGGATGATCAACAGCAGGAGGAACTCGATGAGCGCGATGTCGTACACGCCGGCGTAGATGATCTGGCCGACGCCGCCGGCGCTGGTGACGTTGAACTGCTGGGACAGGTCCGCGAGGATGTTCACGACCTGCAGGCCGATGAAGAACGCGAACGCCGACGCGGAGGTGATCCCGTACAGCAGGCCGATCATCGTCACCGTCGCCTGCCGGCGCTGCTCGCGCAACTGCATGACGGTGTTCATGTTCTGGGAGATGAGCTCACCGAGCAGTTTCGGCTTGCCACCCATCGACCGCCCCTCCAGGTACATGTCGGAGAACTTCTGGATGAGGTACGAGCGCGTGTCGGTCGCGAAGGTGTACCACGCCTCTTCGGAGCTGATCCGGATGTTGAGCCGCCGGTACAGCCGAACGATGGAGGGGGTGAGCGCGCCGAAGTCCTTCTTGTGGAGCGTCTTGAGCACGTCGCCCGTGGTCGACTGCTTGGCGGACTCGGCGGCGCCGAGCGCCCGGACGAACGAGGGGAACTCACCGTCGCGCTCCTCGATGTTGCGCTCTTCTAGTCGGAGCATCACGCCCGTGATGGCCATCGGCGAGATGGGGACACAGAGGTACATCGCCAGCGGGATGTCCTCCATGAAAAAGAGGATCCCGCGCAGCCCCGGACCGACGCCGAACAGGCCCGCGCCGATGAACGCGACCAGCGCGGTGGTGCCGACGACGCCGACGCCGAAACTCGCCCACAGCCGGAAGTCCGAGGGCGCGCCCTGCTCGGAGTGGAACCAGACGGGGTCGTGGGGCGCCATCGCCCGGATGACGATGTAGAAGCCCAACTGGACCAGCATGAACAGGACGATGACCGCCGAGACGGTCATCGTGGGGTTGTCGCCGGTGAGGATGGGGAGAACGATGGCGAACACCAGCGCGAACGTCATCGACAGGATCATCGACATGTACAGGTCCTTCATGACCTCGAGGTTCGCCAGCGCGCCCTCGTACACCGTGATGTAGTTCTGGATGACCGCGTCCTGCTCGGACAGGAGGAAGTCGTCGAGCGTCTGCCCGGCGCCGATGGTGTAGCCGAGGCGGTCGAAGAAGTCCGAGAAGGCGTCGGAGGGGACCTCCTTCGCGCGGCGACGCAGGGCGTCGTCGAGCGACTGGTTCCACGTGTCGACGAGGTGGACGACGCGCCGGAGTTCGTCGGCGGCGGCGCCGTACTCCTCCTCGCGGGCGAGCGTGCGGAACACCTCCATCCGGTCGATGTTCGTCGTCGACAGCACCGTCATGTGCGTCATGACGAGGTGGAGTTGGTTCTCGATGGCCACCTGCCGACCGTTGAGGTACAGTTTCGGGTAGATGACCGCCGCGACGAACACCAGGAATCCGAGCGCGGGGATCGGCAGGCGAACCGTCACCGGGAGCGGGAGGAAGAACGCGCCGGCGATCGTGAGCAGGAGGAACGCCGCTGAAGGGATCAGGACGTAGCCGACGTACTTCCGCTTCGACATGTCCAGCGCGTCGTACGACTCCAGCAGGTCGGCGGCGAGTTCCGCCGCGGAGTCGGGGAAGAAGTCTGACGAGGACGCGCTGTTAGCACTCATGCGCGGCGATCAGGTCGAGCGGTGCATGTCGAAGGGGAGTCCGTCGACGCCGTCGCGCTGGAACGCCTCGATGGCCTCGTTGACCTCGTGGTAGCCGAGGATCCCCTCTTGGATCATCCGCTCGATGAGCTCCGCGCGGAAGCTCAGGTCGTCGTAGATGTCGCGGGTGTCGGCGTACCCCAGCAGCGTCGCGATCTGTTCTTCGAGCACGTAGGAGTTGTTGCGCCCGCGGAACACGATCTCGTCTTCCACGGGGTCCCAGTCGAACACCTGCCGGGTGACGACGCCGTCCATCTCCTTGGAGTACCCCTCGATCTCCTGGACGGAGGTGACCCGACGCAGGACCTTGTCGCCCTGCTTGACACGGTTCTGGAACAGCGCCACGTCGGCCACGTCCATGAACGTCTCCGGGACGTTGATCGGCTCGGAGGTGAACCGCTGGATCATCGAGACGATGTCGGATGCGTGGAACGTCAGCATCACGGGGTGCCCCGTCTGGGCGGCCTGGAACGCCATGCGCCCCTCCGCCCCACGAACCTCACCCATGATGATGTAGTCGGGGCGCGAACGCAGCGCGGCCGCGACGAGGTCGAACATGTCGACCTCGTTGTCCTCGCCGCCGTCGCCCTCACGGGTCAACAGCTGCTGCCACGTGCTGTGTGGCGGGATGACCTCCGCGGTGTCCTCTGCGGTGTAGATCTTCGAGTCGCGGGGGATGTACGAGAGGATCGCGTTGAGCGTCGTCGTCTTCCCGGACGCCGTCTCCCCGACGACGAACACCGTCTGCTCGTTCTCCAGACACAGCCAGAGGTACGCCGACAGCTCCGGCGACAGCGTCCCCCAGTTCGTAATCTGGTTGATGGACAGCGGCGTCTCCTCGCCCTGACGGATGGTGAGCGAGGAGCCCTTGATGGAGACGTCGTCGGAGTAGATGATGTTGATACGCGACCCGTCCGGCAGCGTCGAGTCGACGATGGGGTTGGAGTCGGAGACGGGGTCGCCCATCCGCTCGCCCATGTTGCGCAGCCAGTTGTCGAACTCCTTCGGGGTCCCGAAGTCGACGGTCGTCTCCAGCATCCCGAACACGCCGTGATCGACGTGGCACTCCTTCGGGCCGATCACGTGAATGTCCTCGTTCTCCGGGTCGCGCATGACCGGCTCCAGCGGCCCGAAGCCGACGATGTCGCGGTTGAGGCGGTAGCGGATGTTGTCGTACGTCTGCTTGGACACCTCGATGCGCCCGAAGTTCTTCACCTTCGAGAGCACCCCCGGACTCGTCTGCTCTTCGGTGACGGCGGTGACCTCCTCCAGCAGCTCCTCGATGAGGTCGTCGTAGCCAGACTCGCCGTCGGGCGCGGGCTTGTGCCCGCTCTGGCGGAGGAGCTTCGACTTCACCGACTCGAGCACGGACTCCTCGGCGCCCGAGAGGTTCGGCTCGACGGTGTAGTACTTCGTCTCCTGGCCGAAGTCGCCGTACACGTGACAGAAGATCGGCCCGCCGACGGGGTACAGCACGTTCGGCCGTTGGGCCTCGTGCTCGCCTTCGATCTCGTCGACGAACATCGGGAACTCGCCCGTGATCTGCTTGAACTTCTGCAGGTGCTCCCGAAGGTGGGGGCGCTTCATCGCCAGCTGCTTCAACTCGCTCGACGGATTCGCCTGTCCCTGGTCTGTCATCGTTCACACCTCCGCACCGGGGCACCCCGGCGCGAGTTCGCGGCCGACCGCGTGACGGCACCGATCCCCCGGCTCCCTGCAGGGGTGGTACTCATTACGACGACAAACCGACGAGCGAAGCATAAAGCCTCCCCGCGAACTATCACGGGCGATAACAGACCGGGTGACGGCAGCGACGACGAGGGCCGAAGACGCGTGAGTCGGAGACGCGGGGCGTCAGGCGACGCTGCGCGACTCGATGACGATGCCGGTGCCCGAGCGGACGGAGAACCCGATGGAGTCACCGACCTGACTCCCCATCCCGGCGAAGCGCTTCACCGCGATGTTGCGGCGGACGTCGGAGCCGACCTCGACCATCTGGAGTTCGAGGAACACGTCGGCGATGGAGCGGAACGGCCCGATGGCGTCGTCGCCGACCGCCGAGGGGTCGACGGTGAGGACGATCACCTTCCCCGTGGAGATCATGTCCCGGAAGAACGAGATGATCTCCAGGGCCGCCTGTCGCTCGTCGTTGTTGCGGACGAGCGCCTCGAACGTTGGGTCGTTCCGGAGGATGGAGTCGAACGTGTCGATGATGATCACGTCGGAGTTCCACATCACCTCCGCCTCCATCAGCCGCTTGAGTAGCTCCTTGCGCTCGGCGTCGGAGTCGGAGAAGTTGCCGCCGGAGTCGAAGTCCGCCGCGAGGAACAGCAGGTCCTCGTTGAGCAGCGGCTTCGTCACGTCGTACCCCAGCGAGTACATCTGGTCGATGAACCCGGAGACGGTCATCTCCGTCGACAGCAGCGTGACCGACGCCCCCTCGTCGACGAGGCCGTAGGAGAACCGCTGGGAGATTGCCGACTTCCCGGCACCGTAGTCACCCTCCATGAGGACGATGGAGCCGCGGGGAATCCCGCCGCCCAGTTCCTTGTTCAGTTGGTCGCGCTCGGGCATCCCGATCGACAGCAGCGTGTTCTGTTGTGCTCGTGACATTGGCTTAGGTCCTGAAGCGGAACACTTCCTCGTCTCCGCGCACGACCAGCTTCAGGCGGTGGTCGGTGTCGGAGGTGAGTCCGCCCGTCGCGAACTCGATGCGCACCACGTCGCCGCGGTGCCAGGCGTCGCCGCCGTCGACGACGGTGACGGTCACGTCCGTGACGTAGGCGCCGTCGAGGATCACGTCGACGGCCCCCGGATCGACCGGGAGGTCGGACGCACCCGTGTTGCGGACGTGGATGGTGACGTTCTCGGTCGTGCCGTTGTAGACGCTCGCGCCGGCGTCGGAGACGATCTCCGTGTCGGCGCGGATCTCGCCGGCGACGTCGAGTGACTTCGCCGAGATGGCGTCGCTGACGCGGTCCACCTCGCTGGTGAGCGTGCCGGCGACGGACGCGGCGATGACGATCGCCGCGATGAACAGGATCAGTTCGGCGGCGCTCCCACCCGCCATCTCAGTTCACCCCGACCTCAATCGCGTCGCGGACGCCGTGCTCGACGACGACCTGCGTGCGGGCGGGCGCGCTCGTCCCGACGACGATCTCGAAGCGCGCCGTCTCGCCGGGCAGCCACAGGCCGGTGGCGGCGTCGCCCTCGACGGTCACGGTGACGTTCGCCGTCGGTGGGATCGCGTTGTCGACCAGCAGCGTCGTGTCGTTCACGCCGACGGTCGTCGTGCCGTCGTTGTCGGCGAGCACGACCAGCGTGTCGTTGCTCGTGTAGTACGTCGCGTTCGTCACGTCGACGGCGGTGTTGGCACGGTCGAGCGCGCGGTCGGCGGCGTCGTGGCGCGCGTCGGTGACCTGCTCGAAGCCGTTGGCCGCGGCGGGGTAGGCGATGCCGATGGCCAAGAACACCCCGAGGAAGACGACGCCGGAGGAGGCACTAACGCTGAGGCCCATGCATGCCTCCCGAGAGCTGCGGCCACCGGTCGATGACGACCGACTCGGCCGTGGCGTCGGTCAACTGCATGATGTACTTGAGCGAGCGCGTGTGGTGGTCCAGGTCGAGGTGGTCGGTGCCGGGGCGGTCCATCAGGTTGCGGTCGATGTCGCCGAAGCCCGAGAGGAACCCCTTGAGCTGGTCGGCCACCTCGTCGTCGATCCACTCGACGCGCTGGTAGTAGTTGACCGCCCGCACCGCGTCGGTCGTGGTGGACTCCTCGACGAGGAACTCCAGCCACTCCATCACCATCAGGTCGCCCACGTAGTCGCCCGGCAGCGACGTGAGGTACGGCTTGTCCGGTTCGTCCGAGAGGTCGTCCTCCTCGACGAACTCGAAGCCGCCGTCGTCGTCGACGCCCGCCGACCGTCGGCTCGGATCGGTCGGAGCCGCCGTCGACTCTGGCTCGGGCTC
The DNA window shown above is from Halobaculum marinum and carries:
- a CDS encoding ArsA family ATPase, whose protein sequence is MEKFVFFGGKGGVGKTTMSAAYAVKCADAGLDTLVVSTDPAHSTSDVFDQQLGDEPQAVEGRDGLWAMEIDPDEEVEHHLMETKRALGDQVSAALVNEIDRQIEMAHQTPGAYEAALFDRFVDVMRSSEHFDRVVFDTSPTGGTLRLLGLPEFLEGWIDRLRRKRERSIDLFEKAAIGNNEPRRVMDGDPILARLRERKEFFEYAGRMLREHTAFFLVVNPDELSVRETRRAAAGLADRGLTVRGLAVNRLTPSPDDDEDGRGARYLRDRVATERAHLQTLREEFDQPLVAEIETRIEEVKGDFLTEVAGELDIETTPPADPPADAA
- a CDS encoding carbon starvation CstA family protein, yielding MVAVMWLVLAVLALFSAGYLGYSRYLSRFVELDEERETPAHKYEDGQEYVPAKKPVLLGHHYSSIAGGAPIVGPITAGVVWGWVPALLWIGIGNPLMGSVHDFVSLSASLRHEGKSIGYIIGEYVGERGKNMLLWFAFLTIILVVAVFALVVGIVFNAYPEAATASLIYIALAVLFGVYLYQLNLSFIPGTIAFVSAMFVGVYLGTMFPVAIFEPAARAPADTIVLLGSGGSWLPASGAFGANTAAWVPIILVYGALASALPVWVLLQPRDYLSSFLLYTGVGGSLLAIIVGTIGGSLGIAAITPSQPLVTQLEPFYGFVGRSGAPLFPLLFITIACGTISGFHSLVSSGTTSKQLNKETDARAIGYGGMLGEGLLATVALIAVAIVAPEVGGGIGLALPTFATGGGIMLTSFGIPASFGGPFMALVLVSFLLTSTDTAVRLGRYMMEEIVGTPESSVEEFAADRYGNAVVQAVPAYVLITSGSWLTLWQLFGGANQLLAALALLTATVWLANWSDSKQLISTGGPMVVMVTITVIGLLWLALHDNIYAKFLNDGWMAEATGVAMMSAVVQIIIAFVLIYLALSLVKMGYENIQEARSGTGGAVATDGGQADD
- the flaJ gene encoding archaellar assembly protein FlaJ, which produces MSANSASSSDFFPDSAAELAADLLESYDALDMSKRKYVGYVLIPSAAFLLLTIAGAFFLPLPVTVRLPIPALGFLVFVAAVIYPKLYLNGRQVAIENQLHLVMTHMTVLSTTNIDRMEVFRTLAREEEYGAAADELRRVVHLVDTWNQSLDDALRRRAKEVPSDAFSDFFDRLGYTIGAGQTLDDFLLSEQDAVIQNYITVYEGALANLEVMKDLYMSMILSMTFALVFAIVLPILTGDNPTMTVSAVIVLFMLVQLGFYIVIRAMAPHDPVWFHSEQGAPSDFRLWASFGVGVVGTTALVAFIGAGLFGVGPGLRGILFFMEDIPLAMYLCVPISPMAITGVMLRLEERNIEERDGEFPSFVRALGAAESAKQSTTGDVLKTLHKKDFGALTPSIVRLYRRLNIRISSEEAWYTFATDTRSYLIQKFSDMYLEGRSMGGKPKLLGELISQNMNTVMQLREQRRQATVTMIGLLYGITSASAFAFFIGLQVVNILADLSQQFNVTSAGGVGQIIYAGVYDIALIEFLLLLIILFNAVLSSVMIRTIDGGNKANAYLHFVLMTWLGSAVAIFTKHLVSTILTI
- a CDS encoding type II/IV secretion system ATPase subunit → MTDQGQANPSSELKQLAMKRPHLREHLQKFKQITGEFPMFVDEIEGEHEAQRPNVLYPVGGPIFCHVYGDFGQETKYYTVEPNLSGAEESVLESVKSKLLRQSGHKPAPDGESGYDDLIEELLEEVTAVTEEQTSPGVLSKVKNFGRIEVSKQTYDNIRYRLNRDIVGFGPLEPVMRDPENEDIHVIGPKECHVDHGVFGMLETTVDFGTPKEFDNWLRNMGERMGDPVSDSNPIVDSTLPDGSRINIIYSDDVSIKGSSLTIRQGEETPLSINQITNWGTLSPELSAYLWLCLENEQTVFVVGETASGKTTTLNAILSYIPRDSKIYTAEDTAEVIPPHSTWQQLLTREGDGGEDNEVDMFDLVAAALRSRPDYIIMGEVRGAEGRMAFQAAQTGHPVMLTFHASDIVSMIQRFTSEPINVPETFMDVADVALFQNRVKQGDKVLRRVTSVQEIEGYSKEMDGVVTRQVFDWDPVEDEIVFRGRNNSYVLEEQIATLLGYADTRDIYDDLSFRAELIERMIQEGILGYHEVNEAIEAFQRDGVDGLPFDMHRST
- a CDS encoding ATPase domain-containing protein, whose amino-acid sequence is MSRAQQNTLLSIGMPERDQLNKELGGGIPRGSIVLMEGDYGAGKSAISQRFSYGLVDEGASVTLLSTEMTVSGFIDQMYSLGYDVTKPLLNEDLLFLAADFDSGGNFSDSDAERKELLKRLMEAEVMWNSDVIIIDTFDSILRNDPTFEALVRNNDERQAALEIISFFRDMISTGKVIVLTVDPSAVGDDAIGPFRSIADVFLELQMVEVGSDVRRNIAVKRFAGMGSQVGDSIGFSVRSGTGIVIESRSVA
- a CDS encoding flagellar protein G, translated to MAGGSAAELILFIAAIVIAASVAGTLTSEVDRVSDAISAKSLDVAGEIRADTEIVSDAGASVYNGTTENVTIHVRNTGASDLPVDPGAVDVILDGAYVTDVTVTVVDGGDAWHRGDVVRIEFATGGLTSDTDHRLKLVVRGDEEVFRFRT
- a CDS encoding flagellin, whose translation is MGLSVSASSGVVFLGVFLAIGIAYPAAANGFEQVTDARHDAADRALDRANTAVDVTNATYYTSNDTLVVLADNDGTTTVGVNDTTLLVDNAIPPTANVTVTVEGDAATGLWLPGETARFEIVVGTSAPARTQVVVEHGVRDAIEVGVN